In Leptodesmis sichuanensis A121, the following are encoded in one genomic region:
- a CDS encoding ATP-binding cassette domain-containing protein, with protein MTQNVSLPRQPSVSPIDDLIEVDGLWKRYGALEAVRGISFAVRPGEIFGLIGPDGAGKTTTFHILGGVMEATAGTVRVLGKRARDARLGIGYLTQQFSLYLDLSVNENLSYSAGLREVPEALFQQRRLKYLKLMSLEDMGDRLAAQLSGGMKQKLALCCALVAQPHVLLLDEPTTGVDPVSRREFWDVLATLVDEGTTIVVATPYLDEAERCNRIALMYEGQIQQLGTVQQLRDSLGLQCLELHTPTMSILERIQQVLTDATLESPTSQIADIQSFGDRLDVLVKDPQLGEAEVRSLLDRHHLPLHSIQVAEPTLENVFVTRLRQQGSEPPFVHFPREKPAIGDQESAIRDRGLGIGDWRSEEIQNSEFNIQHSWDDREIQNPKSKIQNSPTPHTPHPTPSIAIGAQGLTKVFGDFQAVHDVTLEVRYGEIYGLLGANGAGKTTTIKMLCGLLEATSGTMLLAGQTNNLRSNELRQRIGYMSQKFTLYDDLSVVENLEFYCGVYGVPRRSRRTKIDWVLETCGLVGRETMLTGKLPGGWKQRVAFGASVMHEPEILFLDEPTSGVDPLARRQFWRLIEDFAHQGTAILVTTHYLEEAEHCNRLGLMVAGEVVAQGSPSQIKAEQPGQLIEVICDRTQAASNLLKTQVDPWRVSIFGDRLHLVLDRPNSEIPTLRDTLQNHQITVHSLRSIPFSLEDAFIGIVQRAGKGKF; from the coding sequence ATGACTCAAAACGTATCCCTTCCACGGCAACCGTCCGTCTCGCCGATCGATGATTTGATCGAAGTAGATGGACTGTGGAAGCGATATGGAGCATTGGAAGCGGTACGAGGCATTAGTTTTGCCGTGCGACCCGGAGAAATTTTTGGTTTGATTGGGCCAGATGGAGCGGGAAAAACCACCACGTTTCATATTTTGGGTGGAGTTATGGAGGCGACGGCGGGAACGGTGCGCGTGCTGGGGAAACGGGCCCGCGATGCCCGGTTGGGAATTGGTTACTTAACTCAGCAATTTTCTTTGTACCTGGATCTGAGCGTGAATGAAAACTTGAGTTACAGTGCCGGATTACGAGAAGTTCCGGAAGCCCTATTTCAGCAACGCCGACTCAAGTATCTCAAATTAATGTCCCTGGAAGACATGGGCGATCGCCTGGCCGCACAGCTTTCGGGTGGCATGAAACAGAAACTGGCGCTGTGTTGTGCCCTGGTTGCCCAACCTCACGTTTTGCTGCTGGATGAACCCACCACGGGCGTTGATCCGGTTTCTCGCCGCGAGTTTTGGGATGTGCTGGCAACTCTCGTCGATGAAGGCACCACGATCGTCGTCGCGACTCCCTACCTGGACGAAGCCGAACGCTGCAACCGCATTGCTCTCATGTATGAAGGACAAATTCAGCAACTGGGCACCGTTCAGCAACTCCGAGATAGCCTGGGACTACAGTGCTTAGAACTGCACACCCCCACCATGAGCATTCTGGAACGCATCCAGCAGGTGCTGACAGATGCCACCCTGGAATCACCTACCAGCCAGATTGCCGATATTCAGAGTTTTGGCGATCGCCTGGATGTGCTGGTCAAAGATCCGCAGCTTGGAGAGGCCGAGGTGCGATCGCTGTTAGACCGTCATCACTTGCCCCTGCATAGCATCCAGGTTGCCGAACCCACCCTGGAAAACGTCTTCGTCACCCGATTGCGACAGCAGGGGTCGGAGCCGCCATTTGTGCATTTTCCCAGGGAGAAACCAGCGATCGGCGATCAGGAATCGGCGATCAGGGATCGGGGATTAGGGATTGGAGATTGGAGATCGGAAGAAATTCAGAATTCAGAATTCAACATTCAACATTCCTGGGACGACAGAGAAATCCAAAATCCAAAATCCAAAATCCAAAATTCCCCCACACCCCACACCCCACACCCCACACCCTCTATTGCCATTGGTGCTCAAGGTTTAACCAAGGTCTTTGGTGACTTTCAGGCGGTTCATGATGTCACGTTAGAAGTGCGGTATGGCGAAATTTATGGGTTATTGGGAGCAAATGGAGCCGGGAAAACGACGACGATTAAAATGCTTTGCGGTTTGTTGGAAGCGACCAGTGGCACAATGTTGCTGGCGGGGCAAACCAACAATTTGCGGAGTAATGAGTTGCGGCAGCGGATTGGCTATATGAGCCAAAAATTTACGTTGTATGACGATTTGAGCGTGGTAGAAAACCTGGAGTTTTACTGTGGGGTATATGGGGTTCCCCGCCGATCGCGTCGCACCAAAATTGACTGGGTACTGGAAACTTGCGGCCTGGTGGGACGAGAAACCATGCTCACAGGCAAGTTGCCAGGAGGCTGGAAACAACGGGTTGCTTTTGGAGCCTCCGTGATGCACGAACCGGAAATCCTGTTTTTAGATGAACCCACCTCCGGCGTGGATCCCCTGGCCCGTCGCCAGTTCTGGCGCTTAATTGAAGACTTTGCCCACCAGGGAACCGCCATTTTGGTGACGACTCACTATCTGGAAGAAGCGGAACACTGCAATCGCCTGGGCCTTATGGTGGCGGGTGAAGTGGTTGCCCAGGGATCTCCCAGTCAAATTAAAGCCGAACAACCAGGGCAACTGATTGAAGTAATCTGCGATCGCACCCAGGCAGCCTCCAATCTGCTCAAAACCCAAGTGGATCCCTGGCGCGTTTCCATTTTCGGCGATCGGCTGCACCTCGTCCTTGATCGTCCTAATAGTGAGATTCCCACCCTGCGTGATACTTTACAAAATCACCAAATCACAGTTCATTCCCTGCGCTCCATTCCCTTCTCGCTGGAAGATGCATTTATTGGCATTGTGCAAAGAGCGGGGAAGGGGAAGTTTTAA
- a CDS encoding four helix bundle protein, with amino-acid sequence MTESIIQKKSFAFALKVISLYRELQSQHEYVLSSQLLRSGTSIGANVEEASAGQSRRDFMAKMSIASKEARETRYWLRLLQQSKLVDVDVATLLSRP; translated from the coding sequence ATGACTGAGAGCATTATTCAGAAGAAAAGTTTTGCGTTTGCATTGAAAGTCATCAGCTTATATCGTGAATTACAGAGTCAGCACGAATATGTGCTGTCATCCCAGTTACTGCGTAGTGGTACGAGCATCGGTGCCAATGTAGAAGAGGCGAGTGCAGGTCAAAGCCGAAGAGATTTTATGGCTAAGATGTCCATCGCCTCTAAGGAAGCTAGAGAAACTAGATACTGGCTACGGCTCCTGCAGCAATCGAAATTAGTTGATGTTGATGTCGCAACCCTACTTAGTCGTCCCTGA